In Anaerolineales bacterium, a genomic segment contains:
- a CDS encoding HNH endonuclease has protein sequence MNEPVLVLNANYEPLNVCTTRRALTLLVAGKAEMLANGRGYVHTVRLTLPRPSVIRLGHIVKRPRPRVRLSKREIFRRDNFTCQYCGARASRLTIDHLVPRHRGGEHRWDNLVAACPTCNLRKGGRTVQEARMALQRVPREPVATVVYLFSPHLERNRDWEAYLKGW, from the coding sequence ATGAACGAGCCCGTCCTCGTCCTCAACGCCAACTACGAGCCGCTCAACGTGTGCACCACGCGCCGGGCGCTGACCCTGCTTGTCGCCGGCAAGGCCGAGATGCTGGCCAACGGCCGCGGCTATGTGCACACCGTGCGCTTGACCCTCCCTCGCCCATCTGTTATCCGCTTGGGGCACATCGTGAAGCGACCCCGCCCCCGGGTGCGCCTGAGCAAGAGAGAGATCTTCCGCCGGGACAACTTCACCTGTCAGTACTGCGGAGCCCGTGCCTCCCGCCTGACGATCGACCACCTGGTGCCCCGCCACCGCGGCGGTGAGCATCGCTGGGACAACCTGGTTGCAGCCTGTCCGACGTGCAACCTGCGCAAGGGTGGAAGGACGGTTCAGGAAGCACGAATGGCCCTGCAACGCGTGCCACGTGAGCCGGTGGCCACCGTCGTGTACCTGTTCTCACCTCACCTGGAGCGCAACCGCGACTGGGAAGCCTACCTGAAGGGCTGGTAG